The Dyadobacter subterraneus genome window below encodes:
- a CDS encoding shikimate dehydrogenase family protein, whose translation MDLYGLIGFPLTHSFSKRYFSEKFVREGILNCSYDLYEMPKLENLSALLKRHPELKGLNVTIPYKQEIIPFLDDLDDASAERIGAVNTIKVFADGSTKGYNTDYYGFRQSISEWMDRRGEACCNFKALVLGNGGAAQAVKTALEDMKTEYVVVSRQKSADSITYEELTQEIMASHLLIINTTPLGTFPKTETCPEIPYQFISKGHFLYDLVYNPTTTLFMKNGAAQGAVVHNGLKMLEMQAEKAWDIWTSEEEMWSI comes from the coding sequence ATGGATTTATATGGTTTAATAGGATTTCCCCTGACACATTCTTTTTCCAAGCGTTACTTTTCAGAAAAATTTGTGCGGGAAGGAATCCTGAATTGCAGCTACGATCTTTATGAAATGCCTAAGCTTGAAAACTTGTCGGCATTACTAAAAAGACATCCGGAATTGAAAGGTTTAAATGTTACAATTCCATATAAACAGGAAATAATACCTTTTCTGGACGATCTGGATGATGCATCTGCGGAAAGAATCGGCGCTGTGAATACAATAAAAGTTTTTGCAGACGGCAGCACAAAGGGCTACAATACAGATTATTACGGGTTCAGACAATCCATTTCCGAGTGGATGGACCGCCGCGGAGAAGCCTGCTGTAACTTCAAAGCATTGGTGTTAGGAAACGGAGGTGCAGCACAAGCCGTGAAAACAGCTTTGGAAGATATGAAAACAGAATATGTAGTAGTATCCAGACAAAAAAGTGCGGATTCAATCACTTACGAAGAGTTGACGCAGGAGATTATGGCAAGCCATCTTCTGATAATTAATACTACGCCGCTGGGTACTTTTCCTAAAACTGAGACTTGCCCGGAAATACCATATCAGTTTATTTCCAAAGGTCATTTCCTGTACGATTTAGTCTACAACCCTACTACAACGCTTTTTATGAAAAATGGCGCAGCTCAGGGAGCTGTTGTGCATAACGGATTAAAAATGTTGGAAATGCAGGCGGAAAAAGCCTGGGATATCTGGACTTCGGAAGAGGAAATGTGGAGTATTTAG
- the ribD gene encoding bifunctional diaminohydroxyphosphoribosylaminopyrimidine deaminase/5-amino-6-(5-phosphoribosylamino)uracil reductase RibD: MNEDIKWMQRALLLAEYGRGSVSPNPMVGCVIVHNDEIIGEGWHRQYGGPHAEVRAVEDVIKRNNEHLFSEATAYVTLEPCSHTGKTPPCADLLVSKNVKKVVICNGDPNPLVFGRGISLLQSVGIEVVCDVLADEGLKLNKRFFTSFIKKRPYIILKWAETADGFIGGKNGEPIQISGEFSGMRVHKWRSEEDAILVGYNTALNDDPKLNVRNWEGRNPVRIVLDRNLQLPDSLNLFDNVQPTIVVNYNKETVPVTVPERYSENFSTSFLKINEGENEIEEMLYQLHKRGIQSIIVEGGAKVLSSFLDSGLWDEIRRCQSLKTIGSGIKAPLPKGILTGSEKVQDDLWSYYLNA; encoded by the coding sequence ATGAATGAGGATATCAAGTGGATGCAGCGGGCATTATTGCTTGCAGAATATGGCCGTGGAAGTGTCAGTCCCAACCCCATGGTTGGCTGCGTGATTGTACATAACGACGAGATTATCGGAGAAGGCTGGCACCGGCAATATGGTGGCCCGCATGCGGAGGTGCGTGCGGTTGAAGATGTGATCAAAAGGAATAATGAGCATCTGTTTTCCGAAGCCACTGCATATGTAACATTAGAACCTTGTTCGCATACCGGAAAAACGCCGCCCTGTGCAGATTTGCTTGTCAGTAAAAATGTGAAAAAAGTAGTTATCTGTAATGGAGACCCCAATCCATTGGTTTTTGGCAGGGGAATTTCACTTTTACAATCAGTTGGAATTGAGGTGGTTTGTGATGTTTTGGCTGATGAAGGGTTGAAATTAAACAAACGTTTTTTTACAAGTTTTATAAAAAAACGGCCTTATATTATTTTAAAATGGGCGGAAACTGCTGATGGTTTTATAGGTGGAAAAAACGGTGAACCCATTCAGATTAGTGGTGAATTTTCAGGCATGCGCGTGCATAAATGGAGGTCAGAAGAAGATGCAATTTTAGTCGGCTATAATACTGCGTTAAATGATGATCCGAAACTAAATGTCCGTAATTGGGAAGGGAGAAATCCGGTAAGAATTGTTTTGGATCGAAATCTTCAACTTCCGGATTCTTTAAATTTATTCGATAACGTACAACCAACGATTGTAGTTAATTATAATAAAGAAACGGTTCCTGTTACGGTCCCTGAAAGATATTCAGAAAATTTCAGTACTTCTTTTTTAAAAATAAATGAAGGTGAAAATGAAATAGAAGAAATGCTTTACCAACTTCATAAACGTGGTATTCAATCAATAATCGTAGAAGGCGGGGCAAAAGTTTTGTCTTCGTTTCTGGATTCTGGTTTGTGGGATGAAATAAGAAGGTGCCAGAGTTTAAAAACAATCGGCAGCGGAATCAAAGCCCCGCTGCCGAAAGGAATATTGACAGGTTCTGAAAAGGTTCAGGATGATTTGTGGAGTTATTATTTGAATGCCTAA
- the prmC gene encoding peptide chain release factor N(5)-glutamine methyltransferase — translation MTSARQLYQHIVSGIKVYPPKETQAIAFMLLEHYMRLRNIDVLVDRPVPENTAQPDWEGIIERLNNNEPVQHIIGSTEFCGLEFRVSSSVLIPRPETEELVQMVTRDYAEPDKDVSILDIGTGSGCIAIVLARFLPHVTVHAWDVSDEALSVARENARQLIADVQFAKQDMLNVTFPLPGNIIKFDCLVSNPPYVTYSEAETMRPNVLRFEPHEALFVEDSDPQLFYKAIADFGVHHLKTGGKCYVEINEHFGAGTKQVFEERGYNKVEILRDIHGKDRFVRAVWDK, via the coding sequence ATGACTTCGGCTCGTCAGTTATATCAACATATTGTTAGTGGAATTAAAGTTTATCCGCCTAAAGAAACCCAGGCCATAGCGTTCATGCTTCTGGAACATTATATGCGGTTAAGAAATATCGACGTGCTCGTTGATCGCCCTGTTCCTGAAAATACTGCACAGCCTGATTGGGAAGGAATTATCGAGCGGTTGAATAACAACGAACCTGTTCAGCATATTATAGGTTCAACAGAATTTTGCGGACTGGAATTCCGTGTTTCATCATCCGTTTTGATACCTCGTCCGGAAACAGAAGAACTTGTTCAGATGGTAACGCGCGATTACGCTGAACCTGATAAAGACGTTTCCATTCTTGATATTGGTACAGGAAGTGGCTGTATTGCCATTGTTCTGGCCCGTTTTCTTCCACATGTAACTGTTCACGCCTGGGATGTTTCGGATGAAGCACTTTCTGTGGCTCGTGAAAATGCGAGACAACTCATTGCAGATGTGCAGTTTGCAAAACAGGATATGCTGAATGTAACATTCCCATTACCTGGAAATATTATCAAATTCGATTGTCTGGTGAGTAATCCGCCTTACGTAACATACTCGGAAGCAGAAACTATGCGTCCTAATGTACTTCGTTTTGAGCCGCATGAAGCACTTTTCGTAGAAGACAGCGACCCGCAATTATTTTATAAAGCGATTGCCGATTTCGGTGTTCATCACCTTAAAACCGGCGGAAAATGTTATGTAGAAATTAACGAACATTTTGGTGCAGGAACAAAACAGGTTTTTGAAGAAAGAGGCTATAACAAGGTAGAAATTCTTCGTGACATCCACGGAAAAGACAGATTTGTGCGCGCGGTTTGGGATAAATAA
- a CDS encoding AAA family ATPase: protein MYLEKVKEVLDEMKKVVVGQDRLLNRLLIGLFTGGHILLEGVPGLAKTLTINVMAKVLQLDFRRIQFTPDLLPADLIGTMIYKPKIGDYEVKKGPIFSNIILADEVNRSPAKVQSALLEAMQEKQVTIGDQTYFLDKPFVVLATQNPVEQEGTYPLPEAQIDRFMMKVYVDYLNKTEELEVMRRMSNINFDYQIKPILNKEDLFAIRENVNNVNISETLERYIIELVFATRRPLDYGLRDEARYIQFGVSPRATIYLNRAAKALAYLEGRDYVLPEDIKELAPDIMNHRILLNYEAEADGVKTTTIIDSILRKVAIG from the coding sequence ATGTATTTAGAAAAGGTAAAAGAAGTACTTGACGAAATGAAAAAGGTAGTGGTTGGGCAGGACAGACTGCTCAACCGATTACTAATAGGACTTTTTACCGGCGGACACATCCTTCTGGAAGGTGTTCCCGGACTAGCCAAAACATTGACGATCAACGTAATGGCAAAAGTGCTTCAACTGGATTTTCGCCGTATACAGTTTACTCCCGATTTATTACCGGCCGATTTAATTGGTACGATGATCTACAAACCAAAAATCGGAGATTATGAAGTAAAAAAAGGTCCGATTTTCTCCAATATTATTCTTGCTGATGAAGTTAACCGCTCTCCTGCAAAAGTGCAATCCGCACTTTTGGAAGCGATGCAGGAAAAGCAGGTCACAATCGGCGACCAGACTTATTTTCTCGATAAACCTTTTGTAGTTCTCGCAACTCAAAATCCGGTTGAACAGGAAGGAACTTATCCGTTGCCCGAAGCTCAGATTGACCGTTTTATGATGAAAGTCTATGTGGATTATCTCAATAAAACAGAAGAACTGGAAGTAATGCGCCGGATGTCGAATATCAATTTTGACTACCAGATCAAACCGATTCTGAACAAGGAAGATCTTTTTGCCATCCGGGAAAATGTCAATAATGTCAATATTTCAGAAACGCTGGAACGCTATATCATTGAACTTGTTTTTGCAACCCGTCGGCCTTTGGATTATGGTTTGCGGGATGAAGCGCGATATATTCAGTTTGGGGTTTCTCCCCGTGCGACAATTTATTTAAACAGAGCGGCAAAGGCATTGGCATATCTGGAAGGGCGCGATTACGTTTTGCCGGAAGATATTAAGGAGCTTGCACCGGATATCATGAACCACCGGATTTTATTGAATTACGAAGCAGAAGCGGATGGCGTAAAAACCACGACAATTATTGATTCAATATTGAGAAAAGTGGCAATCGGATAA